The following coding sequences lie in one Pseudomonas sp. B33.4 genomic window:
- a CDS encoding GntR family transcriptional regulator: MNSFASPSHAQPTAAPLPFSRLRMPVEDLYPRLFDAILEQRINPDSRFTEDSLKVMFCVSRADVRRVLKQLSLEQVIVLRANHRPRVAAPDREQTRQALHARRLVENTLVRLACQRPQAEGLKRLRGLIEREREAVEQDRRGAAIRLSGEFHLHLAQMAGNVPLAHFLGSLVPLTSLAIARSGGQTHSCCAWQEHLALVEAVERGDASKAGMLMNQHLDHLEQTLLGSDLEHCVAG, from the coding sequence ATGAACAGTTTCGCGTCACCCTCGCACGCCCAGCCGACCGCCGCGCCCCTGCCCTTTTCCCGGTTGCGGATGCCAGTGGAGGATCTTTATCCGCGACTGTTCGATGCGATTCTCGAACAGCGCATCAATCCCGACAGCCGCTTCACCGAAGACAGTCTGAAAGTGATGTTCTGTGTCAGCCGCGCCGATGTGCGGCGGGTGCTGAAGCAGTTGTCGCTTGAGCAAGTCATTGTGCTGCGCGCCAATCATCGGCCGCGTGTGGCAGCACCTGACCGGGAACAGACACGACAGGCTCTGCATGCGCGGCGGCTGGTCGAAAACACGTTGGTGCGTCTGGCGTGTCAGCGCCCGCAGGCTGAAGGGTTGAAACGCTTGCGCGGGTTGATCGAGCGCGAGCGTGAGGCCGTCGAGCAGGATCGGCGTGGCGCGGCGATTCGCTTGTCCGGGGAGTTTCATCTGCACTTGGCGCAGATGGCGGGGAATGTGCCGTTGGCGCATTTTCTTGGCAGTCTGGTGCCGTTGACGTCATTAGCGATTGCGCGAAGTGGGGGCCAGACGCACAGTTGTTGCGCATGGCAGGAGCATTTGGCGCTGGTTGAGGCGGTCGAGCGTGGCGATGCTTCCAAGGCTGGCATGCTGATGAATCAGCATCTGGATCATCTTGAGCAGACGCTGCTGGGTTCAGACCTTGAGCATTGTGTTGCAGGTTAG
- the yjiA gene encoding GTPase: MSSPIPVTVLSGFLGAGKTTLLRHILKAEHGLKIAVIENEFSDAGIDTQLLGDEPVQVMTLANGCVCCTIHTDLTKALYLLLERLDSGEIAFDRLVIECTGLADPAPVAQTFFIDEELRERYLLDGIITLVDAAHADVHLTQTIAQAQIGFADRLLVSKTDLVDEATFNALSERLTRINRRAPIRVVEHGNIDLAELLDVRGFNLNADLGGGLSLRPVSKAPSIDRISSLVLRTDQPLDIDQLSEFMNELLEEHGKQLLRYKGVLNIAGEDRRLVFQGVLKLYGFDWDTEWAEGEARESVIVFIADDLPEEKIRAGFARVASV; the protein is encoded by the coding sequence TTGTCTTCTCCCATACCTGTAACGGTACTCAGCGGTTTCCTCGGCGCCGGCAAGACCACTTTGCTGCGCCATATTCTGAAAGCCGAGCACGGCCTGAAAATCGCCGTGATCGAAAACGAATTCAGCGACGCCGGCATCGACACGCAGTTGCTGGGTGATGAGCCGGTGCAAGTCATGACTCTGGCCAACGGCTGTGTCTGCTGCACCATCCACACCGATCTGACCAAAGCGCTTTATCTGTTACTCGAACGCCTGGACAGCGGCGAGATCGCGTTTGATCGCTTGGTGATCGAATGCACTGGTCTGGCCGATCCTGCACCCGTAGCGCAGACCTTTTTCATCGACGAAGAACTGCGTGAGCGTTACCTGCTCGACGGCATCATTACCCTGGTAGATGCCGCGCACGCGGACGTGCACCTGACCCAGACCATCGCTCAGGCGCAGATCGGTTTTGCCGATCGTCTGCTGGTGAGCAAGACCGATCTGGTCGACGAGGCCACGTTCAACGCGCTAAGCGAACGCCTGACGCGGATCAATCGCCGTGCGCCGATCCGTGTGGTCGAGCATGGCAACATCGATCTGGCCGAACTGCTGGATGTGCGCGGCTTCAACCTCAACGCCGATCTTGGCGGCGGCTTGAGCCTGCGTCCGGTGAGCAAGGCGCCATCGATTGATCGCATTTCCAGTCTGGTGCTGCGCACCGATCAGCCGCTGGATATCGATCAGCTCAGTGAGTTCATGAATGAGCTGCTGGAAGAACACGGCAAGCAATTGCTGCGTTACAAGGGCGTGCTGAACATTGCCGGTGAGGATCGGCGTTTGGTGTTTCAGGGCGTGCTGAAACTCTATGGTTTCGACTGGGACACCGAGTGGGCCGAGGGTGAGGCGCGGGAGAGTGTGATTGTGTTTATTGCTGATGATTTGCCGGAAGAGAAGATTCGGGCGGGGTTTGCCAGAGTGGCTTCTGTCTGA
- a CDS encoding YbdD/YjiX family protein, with translation MFNDLSRLGKYLGQAARLMVGMPDYDTYVEHMQTKHPDKPVMSYEMFFRERQEARYGGKGGPKCC, from the coding sequence ATGTTCAATGACCTGAGTCGCCTCGGTAAATACCTCGGTCAGGCCGCGCGCCTGATGGTCGGCATGCCCGACTACGACACCTACGTCGAGCATATGCAAACCAAGCACCCGGACAAACCGGTGATGAGCTACGAGATGTTCTTCCGCGAACGTCAGGAAGCCCGTTACGGTGGCAAGGGTGGGCCGAAGTGCTGTTGA